A single window of Leptospiraceae bacterium DNA harbors:
- the trpS gene encoding tryptophan--tRNA ligase, whose product MRILTGVQPSGKLHLGNYFGVMEKMIRYQEDHDLFCFVANLHSLTTFKSKEALLDNTFDAVCDFYALGIDPDKSTFWIQSDVPLVTELTWYLSMCINVNQLHLAHSYKDKTAKGINPTGGLFFYPVLMAADILLFDSQKVPVGKDQKQHLEFTRDIANKFNHDFGTTFLIPEPEIDEDTAIIPGTDGAKMSKSYGNTINFFDKESSIRKSVMSIVSDSAGIEEAKDPDKSVIFSIYKLFLNETDLKTLRTRFETPGLRYGDVKKELFSTIMDYFAPFRKKREELAANRDYVEELLKKGSEKAHAAAAPVIDRVRNRLGIKRN is encoded by the coding sequence ATGAGAATTTTAACAGGCGTTCAACCTTCAGGGAAACTTCATTTAGGAAATTATTTTGGTGTTATGGAAAAGATGATTCGCTACCAGGAAGACCACGATTTATTTTGCTTTGTCGCAAACTTACATTCTCTTACAACTTTCAAATCTAAAGAAGCATTACTGGACAATACATTCGATGCGGTATGTGACTTTTATGCACTTGGAATTGATCCTGACAAATCAACTTTCTGGATTCAGTCTGATGTTCCGTTAGTAACAGAGCTTACATGGTATTTAAGTATGTGTATCAATGTAAACCAATTACATCTTGCTCATTCTTACAAAGACAAAACTGCAAAGGGAATTAATCCAACAGGTGGTTTGTTTTTCTATCCAGTTTTAATGGCAGCAGATATTCTATTGTTCGACAGTCAAAAAGTTCCAGTAGGAAAAGATCAAAAACAACATTTAGAATTCACACGTGACATTGCGAACAAATTCAATCATGATTTTGGAACAACATTTTTAATTCCTGAGCCAGAGATAGATGAGGATACTGCCATTATACCGGGGACAGATGGGGCTAAAATGTCAAAGTCATATGGAAACACTATTAATTTTTTTGACAAAGAGTCATCTATTCGAAAATCAGTAATGTCTATCGTTTCAGATTCAGCAGGAATTGAGGAAGCCAAAGATCCTGATAAAAGTGTAATCTTTTCTATTTACAAGTTATTTTTAAATGAAACAGATTTAAAAACGCTCCGCACAAGATTTGAAACTCCGGGACTTCGCTACGGTGATGTAAAGAAAGAGTTATTTTCAACCATAATGGATTACTTTGCACCTTTCAGAAAGAAAAGGGAAGAGCTTGCGGCTAATCGCGATTATGTAGAAGAACTTCTTAAGAAAGGTTCCGAGAAAGCTCATGCAGCAGCAGCACCGGTAATCGATAGAGTAAGAAATCGCCTAGGAATTAAAAGAAATTAA